TTGATTGGTTAAAAATGATTACTGCTGTCAACGACGAGGTGACTCGACTTAACGGTATTTATCAGCGAATGCTGGATACTTCTGAAGTAAAGCTATACGAGGGTTATGGTAAATTTATTGACGCGCACACTATCGAAATCGGCGATAACCTCGACAGTCCCTACAACGCGGGGAACCCGCGCAACGGGCTGTCTCGCAAAGTTACCGCCGAGAAAATTTTAATTGCTGTAGGTGGTAAACCTGTCAAGCCAAAAAATATTAAGGGAATCGAACACGCCATCACTTCTAGAGAAATTTTTAATGTCAAAGAACAGCCAAAGCGTATGGTGATTATCGGCGGTGGTTATATTGGTGTAGAGTTTGCCTGTATCTTGAACGGTTTAGGCACAGAAGTCACCGTAGTTATTCGGGGAGACAAAATCTTGCGTGGTTTTGACGAAGATATCCGCGACGAGATCCAGACTGGAATGCAGAATCACGGCATTAAGTTTGTTACTGGTTGCAATTGCGATCGCATGGTGATTGACAAAACCGATTCTGGCTTAAAAATTACCGTACCTACTAATGACGGCAAAGAAGAAACTATCGTCGCTGATGCTGCTAGTTTAGCTGCTACAGGAAGAAAACCTGATTTAGCTAATTTAGGCTTAGAAAATACGCAAGTAGAAGTAGTAAAGGGTGCAGTAGCAGTAGATGAATATAATAAAACTGCGGAAGATAATATTTATGCAGTAGGTGACTGTACAGATCGCATTAATCTGACTCCTGTAGCCATTAACGAAGGTAGAGCTTTTGCCGACACCCATTTTGGCGGACAATCTCGACAAATGAGCTATGAAAACGTTCCTTCGGCTGTATTTACTACCCCTGAAGCAGCTACAGTTGGCTTGAGCGAAGCCGAAGCCAAGGAAAAATATGGTGATGCTGTTAAAGTCTATCGTAGTAAATTCCGTCCCATGTACTATACTCTGCCAGACAAACAGGAAAAAACTATGATGAAGTTAATTGTGGATACCAACACCGATAAGGTAGTTGGCGCACATATGGTAGGGGATGGCGCAGCCGAAATTATTCAAGGTGTGGCGGTAGCCGTTAAAATGGGCGCAACTAAAGCCAACTTTGATGCCACCGTGGGTATTCATCCTAGTTCTGCGGAGGAGTTTGTGACTATGCGATAATCTGATTATCTAATAGTAAAAGAGCGATCGCTCTTAAGAGAAAGGCGATCGCTTACTATATAAATCATGGAAGAAATACTAGAATTATAGTCATTCTAAATAGGAAACATATGGAATAATAGGATTGAGTTGAAAAATCAATCCTATTAGATGACTTATAGTGTAGATTTACGAAAACGAGTAGTTGACTTTGTAGCGACGGGAGGCTCAAAGGCAGAAGCATCAAGAAGATATGAGGTAAGTTTGTGGTGTGTGAATGATTGGTGTCAAAGAAAGAATTTAACTCCAACACCACAACTAGGAAGAAAGCGAAAACTAGATTGGAAAGCACTTATCCAACATATTCAAGAAAATCCAGACGCTCTTTTGAGAGAGCGGGCGCAACATTTTGGAGTCCATACGAGTGCGATTGGATCTGCTCAAAAACAAATGAAATTGACTCGTAAAAAAAACTCTGAAATATAGTGAACGTAAGCATGGTCAACGAATCGCTTTTCTGAGAAATTTGCGTGAGATTGTTGTTTTAGATGGTTCAAATAACTTAGTTTACTTGGATGAATCGGGCTTTGAAGAATATGTTTATCGCCCATATGGATGGTCAAAACGAGGACAAAAAACCTATGGCGAGCGCAATGGCAAAAGAGGAACGAGAACAAGCTTAATAGCAGGAAAAAGAGGCAAAGAATTATTATTCCATAATCATTATTGTAAGGGCGATTCGCGTTGTAAGGGCGAACGGCCGTTCACCCCTACGAAATTGGATATCTTTCATTACACCTACGCTGTTTTACACAACCCTGCATATAGAGAAAAATACGAACTTAATCTAAAACGAGAATTTCCGCGTATTCCTTTTTATGATAACTTCCGCCAGTGGACGGCTTGGGGAAAACAGCTAATGGATTTGCATATTAACTACGAAACTATCGAACCCTATACCTTGAAACGAATTGATATTCCTACTGCCGATAAAAATGCTAAATTTCCCAAAGTAAAACTACAGGCAGATAAAGATAAAGGAGTTATTACCCTAGACACCGATACGAGTCTACATAATATTCCCCCTGAAGCTTGGGAGTATAAACTAGGCAACCGTAGTGCATTGGAATGGATTTTAGATCAATACAAAGAAAAGAAACCTAAAGATCAAACAATTGCCGAGAAATTTAATACCTATCGCTTTGCTGACTACAAAGAACAAGTAACTGATTTACTTCAGCGTGTCTGTACTGTCAGTGTGGAAACAATGAAAATTATTGAAGCAATGGAAAAATACTAAGTTCTCTTTTTATAAGTTAATTGATGCTGATTTATACCATTAGGTTTTTAAGTTATAACATCGGGTTTATGTAGAGGCTGTTGGTCAACAGCCCTACAATATCTATCTAGATTTATCTAGCGAGATTTTCAGGTGTTTGAGGTTCAGGAACTGTTCCTGTACGAACAGGTCTAGGTTTTTTCGCTCCAACAGAAGCACCAATCAAAGATGCAGCTAGCCCTAGCAGCGAACCAATAATGAAAGACCAAGCTGCTTTGGCAGAATTTCCTGCTACCTCCTGTAACTTGTCCATTGGCACGCTGGGGACTTGGTTAGGAACGTCTGGTCCACCTGGTTTCTGTACCTGACTTAAAACGTCTCCTGCATTGGAAGCTGCCAGCCCAAAAGCTCCCGATACGCCACTAGCAAGTAACCAAGCACTAAGAGCTAAAGTTGTCGCCCAAAGAATTAGTCCGTGCAGCATTGCTGTTTTACCGTTCATAGGACTACAGCCAGAAGCAGTTACCCAACTACCAATAAATAAGGAAATTAATAAACTAACCACCGCCCAAATACCCACGCCAATGCCAACTGCACCAGCCTCGCTTCCTGATGCGCCGACAGTCAGACCGATCGCAGCACCCAAGGCACTAAGAATCAACTGCGTGGCGATCGCTACAAAAATCCCCGCAATAATTGGTCCCCACCTAATTCGATCTCGATCGTCCGCCATAGTAAATGTTTCTAATACTGTGTTTCTGTTTCCGGCTCTGTTTCCGACTGGATCTGTATAAGCCATAATAATTTGTTCCTTACGTTGAATTTTGTTTGGTTAAGTATAGTTAAAAGGCATTCCCACACCAGTTAAAAATTGTTAATTATCTGCTTTTCTAATTACCCTTATTTAACTACAAAAGGTTTTTGTGTATGTATTAAAGATTAAGTAGTAATAAGAAAGTTAAATAATCTTTTTGAAGATTAAAGCTGTAAATATGGCAGTTTAAATATTAAAGCAATTTTCATCGCCATAATTTTATGAGTGATGAGTACGGCGATCGACAATAATCACTTCGGGATGATCCGAAACAATTTTGTAAATAACCTACTCTCGAACACCACAGCCAGTTAAGATCTTCTCAGCACCTAATAGATCGGCTGTGTTACCTT
This DNA window, taken from Pleurocapsa sp. FMAR1, encodes the following:
- a CDS encoding type ISP restriction/modification enzyme — protein: MDESGFEEYVYRPYGWSKRGQKTYGERNGKRGTRTSLIAGKRGKELLFHNHYCKGDSRCKGERPFTPTKLDIFHYTYAVLHNPAYREKYELNLKREFPRIPFYDNFRQWTAWGKQLMDLHINYETIEPYTLKRIDIPTADKNAKFPKVKLQADKDKGVITLDTDTSLHNIPPEAWEYKLGNRSALEWILDQYKEKKPKDQTIAEKFNTYRFADYKEQVTDLLQRVCTVSVETMKIIEAMEKY
- the gor gene encoding glutathione-disulfide reductase yields the protein MSYDFDLFVIGAGSGGIATARRAAQYGAKVGIVESDRLGGTCVNRGCVPKKLMVYASHFPAGFEESAGYGWTVGESSFDWLKMITAVNDEVTRLNGIYQRMLDTSEVKLYEGYGKFIDAHTIEIGDNLDSPYNAGNPRNGLSRKVTAEKILIAVGGKPVKPKNIKGIEHAITSREIFNVKEQPKRMVIIGGGYIGVEFACILNGLGTEVTVVIRGDKILRGFDEDIRDEIQTGMQNHGIKFVTGCNCDRMVIDKTDSGLKITVPTNDGKEETIVADAASLAATGRKPDLANLGLENTQVEVVKGAVAVDEYNKTAEDNIYAVGDCTDRINLTPVAINEGRAFADTHFGGQSRQMSYENVPSAVFTTPEAATVGLSEAEAKEKYGDAVKVYRSKFRPMYYTLPDKQEKTMMKLIVDTNTDKVVGAHMVGDGAAEIIQGVAVAVKMGATKANFDATVGIHPSSAEEFVTMR
- a CDS encoding IS630 transposase-related protein, translated to MTYSVDLRKRVVDFVATGGSKAEASRRYEVSLWCVNDWCQRKNLTPTPQLGRKRKLDWKALIQHIQENPDALLRERAQHFGVHTSAIGSAQKQMKLTRKKNSEI